A stretch of the Uranotaenia lowii strain MFRU-FL chromosome 3, ASM2978415v1, whole genome shotgun sequence genome encodes the following:
- the LOC129758341 gene encoding uncharacterized protein LOC129758341 — protein MAAVVYGTSPRHSSRHHHSGAASSQGHLVGVPHSPYHQPPPQHHSLPPVPPHHHGVGSSSASMAAAAAAAALSQQIITPPTSYLSTSTTTISQTTHQQTIYYQQQQQQLLLQQQQQIHYHNLRNSKRKSAVELLAESKPFYVKSETVLDRQQQLQMRSGQVPGPVSGSYMLSPSRSLPQPSSQMQPTSHLSAQSQQQPQRPANRRSASSGSDLLQTKLRKLLNTGDSKETIIPPDVVGGLNSKYVSQPLETSYIAGAGLVGTLSDCINDIGYIQPPKSYQQQLTVHPEQPSDMSVFFPSAFLSPQSLPPHPAADDDLYLYGVHDSLVLTDDYRAISPPAEYAENSASPEKHSNSHSRYNYQRSYSHSQAVVHQDASDYSPTQSYNINSHKSLPDLHSQISRHSPHSEALSCCSRGNRSNRSGSSFNRDSGGSSGHYTHHSEPCCKQQQQQQQQQQQQKDALMMGGADYRRDSGSSTQHSGNSYYAYGIPPLRYDCIECRAKIREEADCLLNFTTPEVPEAFQDDYSEKQKQKYYDDVARDRDRISSSARKYYKNPGPMSPLSPVSPLSPQDQQIDLSPPLGTFKRQKCLRFKNRGRQSAVSNPNSRCSDGRGSQTGDDDRRPILRSKSDISDRYWNRLSERNERERDREREREQQQQQKLLEKQRSRSDSLTQLEHFFDRLGLNEETYERNIAPAKPVRKPPTSQTAYKSNSSGSDIHRDRVSAEETGDSDESSAVFFSDVSTIDSTRLPDSTETSNDQQIQPPGAAGQPVVGGGGPLNSLSNPTMYRPSEPPSIIERNARIIKWLCNCKKMQLA, from the exons atggcaGCCGTAGTGTACGGGACCAGTCCGCGGCACAGCAGCCGGCATCATCATTCGGGGGCGGCATCGTCGCAAGGTCACCTGGTAGGGGTGCCCCATTCGCCGTACCATCAGCCACCCCCGCAGCATCACTCACTGCCACCGGTGCCCCCGCATCATCATGGCGTTGGCAGTTCGTCGGCGTCGATGGCGGCGGCCGCTGCAGCAGCTGCCCTTTCGCAGCAGATCATAACACCGCCGACGTCGTATTTGTCCACCTCGACGACGACCATCTCGCAAACGACGCATCAACAAACGATCTACtatcagcaacagcaacagcagctgctactacaacagcaacagcagatTCACTATCACAATCTGCGGAACTCGAAGCGGAAGTCGGCGGTGGAGCTGCTTGCGGAAAGTAAACCCTTCTACGTCAAATCGGAAACGGTGCTCGATAGGCAGCAGCAGTTGCAGATGCGCAGCGGGCAGGTGCCGGGACCGGTTTCGGGATcat ACATGCTATCCCCCTCGAGGAGTCTACCGCAACCTAGCTCCCAGATGCAACCGACATCGCATCTCTCGGCACAATCGCAGCAGCAACCGCAACGTCCGGCCAATCGGCGCAGCGCATCATCCGGATCGGATCTGCTGCAGACTAAACTACGCAAGCTGCTCAACACCGGTGACAGCAAGGAGACAATAATCCCTCCGGACGTCGTCGGAGGACTCAATTCTAAATACGTATCGCAGCCGCTGGAAACGAGCTACATAGCTGGGGCGGGACTAGTCGGGACCCTCTCGGACTGTATCAACGATATCGGTTACATCCAGCCACCGAAAAGCTACCAACAGCAGCTGACCGTACACCCGGAGCAGCCGAGCGACATGTCGGTGTTCTTCCCTAGTGCATTCCTATCGCCTCAATCGCTGCCACCACATCCGGCGGCCGACGACGATCTCTACCTGTACGGCGTCCACGATAGCCTGGTGCTGACCGATGACTACCGTGCGATCAGTCCCCCGGCCGAGTACGCCGAAAACAGCGCTTCACCCGAAAAGCATAGTAATAGTCACAG TCGTTACAACTACCAGCGTTCATACTCGCACTCGCAGGCTGTGGTCCACCAGGACGCATCGGACTATTCGCCAACGCAGTCCTACAACATCAACAGTCACAAGTCACTGCCGGATTTGCATTCTCAGATCAGCAGACACTCGCCGCACTCCGAGGCGCTGAGTTGCTGTAGCCGAGGCAATCGATCCAATCGATCGGGCAGTTCGTTCAATCGGGACTCCGGTGGCTCTTCCGGCCATTACACGCACCACAGCGAACCGTGTtgcaaacagcagcagcaacagcaacaacaacaacagcagcaaaagGACGCCCTCATGATGGGTGGCGCAGATTATCGGCGGGACAGTGGATCGTCAACCCAACACAGTGGCAACTCTTACTACGCCTATGGAATTCCGCCGCTACGATACGATTGTATCGAGTGCCGGGCGAAAATCCGCGAAGAAGCCGACTGTTTGCTAAACTTCACCACTCCCGAAGTTCCGGAGGCCTTCCAGGACGACTACAGTGAAAAGCAGAAACAGAAATACTACGACGATGTTGCACGGGACCGAGATCGTATTTCCAGTAGCGCTCGCAAGTATTACAAAAACCCTGGACCAATGTCACCCCTATCGCCTGTCTCTCCGTTGTCGCCGCAGGACCAGCAAATCGATCTGAGTCCCCCGTTGGGAACTTTCAAACGACAGAAATGCCTTCGATTCAAAAATCGTGGTCGTCAATCGGCCGTCAGCAATCCGAACTCACGCTGCAGCGATGGCCGCGGAAGTCAGACTGGAGATGACGATCGGCGTCCGATATTGCGATCAAAGAGCGACATCAGCGATCGCTACTGGAACCGCCTATCAGAGCGCAACGAACGCGAGCGGGATCGAGAACGGGAAcgagagcagcagcagcagcaaaagctACTTGAGAAGCAACGATCCCGATCCGATAGCCTCACGCAGCTGGAACACTTCTTTGATCGACTGGGGCTGAACGAGGAAACCTACGAACGCAACATAGCTCCAGCGAAACCAGTCCGCAAACCACCGACGTCGCAAACCGCCTATAAGAGCAACTCGTCCGGCAGTGATATCCATCGCGATCGGGTGTCGGCCGAAGAAACCGGTGACTCGGACGAATCCAGTGCCGTGTTCTTCTCCGATGTCAGCACCATCGATTCGACGCGGCTTCCGGACAGCACGGAAACGAGCAACGATCAGCAGATTCAGCCACCGGGCGCCGCTGGGCAACCCGTTGTCGGAGGTGGCGGACCGCTGAACAGCCTCTCCAATCCGACCATGTACCGACCGAGCGAACCACCGTCTATCATCGAGCGGAACGCCCGCATCATCAAGTGGCTGTGCAACTGCAAGAAGATGCAGCTTGCCTAA